In Antechinus flavipes isolate AdamAnt ecotype Samford, QLD, Australia chromosome 3, AdamAnt_v2, whole genome shotgun sequence, a genomic segment contains:
- the LOC127556733 gene encoding zinc finger protein 580-like translates to MDPCPPRAPASPEGRPGSPESLAPQPPPKLGRHLLIDGNGVPYMYTVRLDEERPRRELEAPQGEAAGGRGTPAQGYSCPECFQVFKSPLYLKRHGISHSDLRPYVCGVCAKTFKRSSSLCQHRLTHRARGGRAHACPLCPRRFLDAGELAQHIRGH, encoded by the coding sequence ATGGATCCCTGCCCGCCTCGGGCACCGGCCTCCCCCGAGGGGCGCCCGGGCTCCCCCGAATCCCTGGCCCCCCAGCCTCCCCCAAAGCTAGGCCGCCACTTGCTGATTGACGGGAACGGTGTCCCCTATATGTATACGGTTCGTCTGGATGAGGAGCGGCCACGCAGGGAGCTGGAGGCCCCCCAGGGGGAGGCCGCGGGGGGCAGGGGCACCCCAGCCCAGGGTTACAGCTGCCCAGAATGCTTCCAGGTCTTTAAGAGCCCCCTTTACTTGAAGCGCCATGGGATCTCGCACTCGGACCTCCGGCCCTATGTCTGTGGCGTCTGCGCCAAGACCTTCAAGAGGTCCAGCAGCCTGTGCCAGCACCGCCTCACCCACCGTGCCAGGGGCGGCCGTGCCCACGCCTGCCCCCTCTGCCCACGCCGCTTTCTGGACGCCGGAGAGCTGGCTCAGCACATCCGCGGACACTGA